Proteins from a genomic interval of Cervus elaphus chromosome 13, mCerEla1.1, whole genome shotgun sequence:
- the LOC122706794 gene encoding microtubule-associated protein RP/EB family member 1-like — translation MAVNVYSTSVTSDNLSRHDMLAWINESLQLNLTKIEQLCSGAAYCQFMDMLFPGSIALKKVKFQAKLEHEYIQNFKILQAGFKRMGVDKIIPVDKLVKGKFQDNFEFVQWFKKFFDANYDGKEYDPVAARQGQETAVAPSLVVPALNKPKKPLSSSSAAPQRPIATHRTTATPKAGPGVVRKNPGVGNGDDEAAELMQQVNVLKLTVEDLEKERDFYFGKLRNIELICQENEGENNPVLQRIVDILYATDEGFVIPDEGGPQEEQEEY, via the coding sequence ATGGCAGTGAACGTGTACTCAACGTCGGTCACCAGCGATAACCTCAGTCGACATGACATGCTGGCCTGGATCAATGAGTCTCTGCAGTTGAATCTGACAAAGATTGAACAGTTGTGCTCAGGGGCTGCCTATTGTCAGTTTATGGACATGTTGTTCCCTGGCTCCATTgccttgaagaaagtgaaattcCAAGCTAAGCTAGAACATGAATACATCCAGAACTTCAAAATACTACAAGCAGGTTTTAAGAGGATGGGTGTTGACAAAATAATTCCTGTGGACAAATTAGTAAAAGGAAAGTTTCAGGACAATTTTGAATTCGTtcagtggttcaagaagttttttgATGCAAACTAtgatggaaaagagtatgacCCTGTAGCTGCCAGACAAGGTCAAGAAACTGCAGTGGCCCCCTCCCTCGTTGTTCCTGCTCTGAACAAACCGAAGAAACCTCTCAGCTCTAGCAGTGCAGCTCCACAGAGGCCCATTGCAACACACAGAACTACTGCAACCCCTAAGGCTGGCCCGGGTGTGGTGCGGAAGAATCCTGGTGTAGGGAATGGAGATGACGAAGCAGCTGAGTTGATGCAGCAGGTCAACGTATTGAAGCTTACTGTTGAAGACTTGGAGAAGGAGAGAGACTTCTATTTTGGAAAGCTGAGGAACATTGAGTTGATTTGCCAGGAGAACGAGGGGGAGAACAACCCTGTGCTGCAGAGGATCGTGGACATTCTCTACGCCACAGACGAAGGCTTCGTGATACCTGATGAAGGGGGCCCACAGGAGGAACAGGAAGAGTATTAA